The Fundidesulfovibrio putealis DSM 16056 genome segment CTGCCCATCGTAGGGAAAGGGGAGCAGGAGGCATTGCGGCACCTTGTGCAACCGCTCCTCGCATTCGAGGTCCTGCAGGATGATCGCCAGCAGGCTGTTGGCTAGGTTTTCACAGGCGTTGGCCCGGTCGATCTCCTGAGCCCAGTTGATGAGGCGCTCCAGGGCGGCCAGGACATCAAACCCGTGGATGGTGGCCACCACGAGCTGCTGCCGGGAGCCCAGGGCCACCCGGAGCGATTCGATGGCCGCGTATTTGGTATGAATCTCCCCGATGAAGATTACGTTCGGGCTGGCGTAGAGGTGCGCTCGCTCGATGTGCGCGGCCAGCTGGTGCTCGCCGTGGATTTCCGTCTGGAAGCAGTGGCCGTGTTCCCCCCAGCTTCCGCCCAGGGGCAGCTCCGCCGGATTCTCGAAGGTCACCCCGTGGCCGCCAAACCGCCTCAGCCTGGCGGCTACCAGGGCGCTGGCAGTGGTGGTCTTGCCGCTGGCTTGGGCACCGGCCACCAGCACCAGCCCGTGGCGCTGATTGGGCATCAGCAGCCACTCGCAGAGGAAGGGAGGCAGCCCGAGCGAGTCCAGGTCAGGCACCGTGCCGGGCAGGCGGCGCAGGAACCAGGTTCGCCCGCCGTCCACATCCTGGAAGTCCGCAACGCGGTAGTGAACGCCGCCGTGCTGGAAGCGGATCGTGGACCTGCCGACCCGCAGACCGGTAGCTGGGTCCAGTTCGCGCATGGACAAAAAGGCGTCCATGAGCCGCTTGGGGAGATCGAGAATCTCCCCTTCGAAGTCCTCAGGCAACGCCACCAGCTGTTGCCCGCTGCCCGGGCACCCCTTGAGCCGCGCGCTGCCGTCCGGAAGAAGGAGGAGGTCCGAAAACACCAGGTCCCCCAACTGCATGGCTACCTCGCGGTAAAGGTGATGGTGTTGCTGGACGAGGAACAGGCGGTCACGATGTCGGCCACAGATCCGCCCGTCGTATCCGTGCCGTTGACGTTCACCGAGAGCCAGGCGTCGGTCTGGAACTTGGCCAGCTTGGTGCATTCGTCCTGCGGGATGGAGGTCAGCGTGATGGAGAACGCGCTGGAACCCGTCACTGGAGCCAGCGTGATGTCACCGCCGAAGGAGTTCCGTATGGACGAGCCCTTGATGAACGGCTTGGGTACCAGCCCGGCCTGGAGCGCCAGTTCGTTGTCCAGGCCGGTGTAGTCCGAGCTGCCCGAGAACATCTGCTGAATCTGCATCCGCATGGTGATGAGGTTCTGTTCGGTCTCGCCCAGCTTCGAGTTCGAGAACGCCGCATTCAGGCCAAGAGCCGCACCGGCCAGGATGATGAGGCCCACGAGGATCGCACCGAGGGTTTCGAGAAGGGTCATTAGAAAGAGCCTCCGGAAGGAAGAAGTTGGGATTGGAGTGAACCGATGGCCGCCGCGATGAGACTCACAAGGCCGGTCAGGACGACGATGGCCAGGACGTTGAGAACCCGCGCCTGCTGCTTCACGAGTTCCACGCCATCCTCCATCCATTCGGCGGCTAACTCGTGCATTTTCTTGTGGAAGCCAGGGAGCGAGGCGTAGACGCGCAGATCGTCCACCATCTCGGAGTCCGGGAATTCCATGCCGCAATCGTGCAGGGCCTCGCCGAAGTTCTTGCCTGTGCCCGTCTCCAGTGCGATGGCCATGATCCGTTCACGGAGGTAGGCCGTCACATGATCCGCGTTGAGCATGTTCTCCAAAATGTGCGTGAGCTGCATGCCCGAGCGCATGAGCGTGGCCACCGTGAACAGCCATACGCAGCCCACGGTGAGCCTGTAGATGGACCAGGGCGGGAGCTTTTCGACGGACAACCGGAGCCTGCCGGTCCACAGAGGCAGGGTGAACAGCGCGGCCGCAAGGGAGCCGAGCAGGACCAGCAGGGTGGCCACCCCCAGGGGGGACGTCACGAATGAGGTCGCCCCGTAGAGAAGCGCCGCCACTCCCTGCCAGGCGGTCGGGTCCGAGAGCATGGCAAACTTCGGCATGACCATGATGGAGACGATGAGGAGCACCACCACGCACATGACCAGGAGGAAAGCCGGGTACGCCAGGGCGGAGGTCACGGCCCGGAGGATGGAGCGCCGGGCGGCCAGGAGGCTCGCCGCCAGCTCCAGGCCTTCCGGCAAATTCCCCGAGCGCTGGCCGGAGCTGATGAGCATGACCTCTTCCGGTGAGGCGAACCCCGTCAGGCTTGCGCCCAGGTTGTGCCCCAGGCCCAGGTATTCGAGAACGCGGGAATAGACCGTGGCCGTGAACGAGCGTTTGAGCATGGCCCGGTGCTGCATCTGCCTGAGACTCTGATCCAGGTTGAGCCCATGGCGGGTCTGAGCCGCCAACTTTTTCCACGTGCGCATGCGCACGGCGGAATTGAAGCTCAACCGGCACAGCAGGCCGGTCAGGGGGCTCATGACCGGCCTCCCTGGATGAAGACCTGCGTGAAGTTCAGGGGGACGCCCAGCCGTTCTTCGGCGATGTACGGGTCCACCAGGCCGGACTGGATCAGGTCCACCGCATGCTCGACGTAGCTACGTCCGCCTTTCTCCTTGACCCAATACTCGTGCGCGCGCGGGGTTTTCCCGTTCCGCAAATACCCGAGCATCTCTTGGTCCGTGGCGATGATCTCTGCCGCAACGGTCTGACCCACGAGCCCGCGATGGGAGCAGGCTTCGCAGCCGCCGCCCCGCACGAAGACGCCCTCGCGGTCGTCGAGCACGCGGCGAAGCCGATCCTGGACATCCTCTGGGACGTACTGACGCCGCTCTTCGGGTTCAAGATCGAGCAGCCGGACCTTGCACTCGGGACAGAGCACCGGCAGCAGGCGCTGGTACTCCAGCCCGGCCAGCACGTTGTGATCGCAGAGCTGTTCCAGCGGATTGCGGTAGTGCGTGGCCAGCGTGCTGACCATGCGCGGGATGATGCCGAAGGCGTTGTTGGCGTGGATCGTGGCCCACACGGCATGGCCGGTCAGCGCCGCGTCGATGGCGGCTATGGCCGCTTCGGTGTAGCGGATTTCGCCGATCATCAGCACGTCGGGATCGGAGCGCATGGCCCCCGCGATGGCGTCGCGGTAGGCATCCGCCCGCCGCCCCTTGTTGTTGCTGGAGATCAGCACCTGCCGGACGCCCTTGAGCGGGTACTCGGGCGGGTCCTCGATCGAGAAGTACGCTTTGCCCGGGTTGCGCTCTACCTGGGCTTCCATGATGTGCTTGAGCAGGGTGGATTTCCCGTGGCCGGTGGGGCCGGAGATGATGGTCAACCCGGTGCGCCTGGTCAGATAGAGCGCGGTCTCGCACTGCTCCGGCGTGAAGCCCAGCCGCGACATCCGCTCATGGAGGCTGCCAGTGGCCGACGTGGAGTCGTAGAGCAGCCGCAGCGCCATGGACGTGCCGACGCCATTCACCGCCATCGCGCATTCCACGGGCTCGCTGTGCACGCGCACCGAATGCACCTGCACCGGCAGGTAGTCCCGCTTGGCGATCCTGCCGTCCTGGCGCTCGGAAGGGCTGAAGCAGGCATCGGCGGACTGGCTCAGCTTCTGATACAGGCAGGCGATGAGTTGGCGGCCGAACTCTCCTTCGACCTGCGTGTAGTCTGAGAGGATGCCCAGAATCCGGAACAGGATCATCGAGTAGGGACCGAAGTCCACAATATGAATGTCCGTGGCCTTCGTCAGGTAGGCCTTGGCAAGGAGGTCAATGGCGAACTGCTGTACTTCGTTCTCGCCCTGTCCCGCGATGGAAGCGAAGTTCGCATACTTCGTGTCGAATACCATAGGAGGATGGAACTTGTAGGACATGATGCCGCGACGGCGCATCATGCCCACGAACGTGACCATTTCCAGGTTTCCCTTCAGTTCGGCGCTCATGTGCAGCTTGCCGTCGACCAACGCGACACGGCCGCGCATTGCCTCGGGAACCCCTTCGATGAAGCTGGAGGTGGAAAGTTCCATGGTGCAGGCCCCCTACTCGAAGGCCAGGGTGGTGGACGCACCGCCGCGCCGGATGGTCACGCCGTTCCTGCTGACGGAGTTGACCACCCCGCCATTGAAACGTTCCCCGGGCCGGACCGAAACCAGCTCCCCCGATTGCAGCCTGACCGTTGCCGTGGATTGGCCATCCACGCCCTGGACGGACACCACCACGGGCGATGTCCGCCTGGGCTTGTGTTCGAGTCGCGGCGTGGGGATTTCAGGCAGGTTGAGGGTCTTGGGCTGCGCGGCTGACACGGCAACAGGCTTGGGAAGCATCTTCTCGCGTTCCTGCGCAATGGCCGCCTGGATGCGCAGCTCTTCGAGCTGGGCGCGAAGCGTCGTGATGATGGCCAGGTTCCCGGCCACGGGGACACCGGGAACGGCAGCACCCAGGGTCGGAGGGGCTGAGGGCTGGCCCTCGGACTTGGCCCCGGACTCCTGGCTTTCCGCCGCGCCCTTCGCCTGGGTGGCCTGTGCTGCGGGCGGCCTGGATGCCTTGGGAGCCTTGGAGGCGAACGGCACCGGAGGCGTTGGAGGCGCAAGCCACTTGCTCAGAGCCATGTGGCCCATGAAGAGGAGGGACAGCACGGCGAGCCCGCCGCCGACGACCCAGACGATTCGCCTTCTGTCATTTTGGAACAGCATAGATAGACCCCTTGAACGACCAGGAGCCTTTGTCCTGGATGATGCTCGACAACATGAGCCCTGGCATTGCGGTGAACCCTTCGGGAAACGACGCATCGAGCACGACGGCGGCAGGAACATCGACAAGCTCCCACTGGCCCTTTTGCCAGGGAGAGATCACCTCGATGCCTTCGATTTCGCGTTTCTCCTGCGCATGGAACTGGAGCTTCAGACGTCCGCCCATGAGTTGAGTGCCTTGATAGAAGCGCCTGGTGCAGTCCTCGCGGGGGGGCAGGGCTGCCGCGCCCTGGAGCCTGGACACCTTCCCGGCCGGGAAGCGGGACACGGCCTTTTGAGGATTCTCGATGCGCGCCCCAGGCGGGAGCTGCGAGAAATCGGCCCCAGGGCGATGGCCCCAGGAGACCGTGACGGCTTGGCCGTCGAAGGTTGCCGTCTCCAGGACCCATCCGCTGGCCACCAGCGGGAGTCCCAGGATGGCGGTGATGCCGGACTGGATGCTTTCCGCCACATCCGGCGCTTCCAGCCAGGGGCGCTGGAAATGGGCTTCCGGATTGGCCATGATCTCCCGACGCCGCTGCTCCTTGTCCAGCATGGCCGTCCTGGCAGCTTCCACGGCCCGCTTTCCGGCCTGGTGTTCCAGGAAGAGCTTGAGCACGTATCCCCCCGACAGCAGGAGGAGCACCACGATCCCGGCGATGACCTGGTTGCGCCGCTGGGACGGCACGGGCTGAAGCGGCAACAGCGCGCCGCTCTGCTTGCCCGCGATCCACAGCGGCATGGAAGGCACAAGGGGGGAAAGCCATTCCAGGCTTTCCCGGAAGGTCTCGCACGTCACGGAATCCTCGAAGTCCTCATCCATGAGGCCGCGAAGAGACCGAATCCACGAGTCCGCTTCGGAACGGCTTGTGAAGACCTGATCGCCCATGCCCACCACAAGCGCCTGGTGCAGCGCGAACACCCACCAGTACGAGCCTTCGT includes the following:
- a CDS encoding ATPase, T2SS/T4P/T4SS family; translation: MQLGDLVFSDLLLLPDGSARLKGCPGSGQQLVALPEDFEGEILDLPKRLMDAFLSMRELDPATGLRVGRSTIRFQHGGVHYRVADFQDVDGGRTWFLRRLPGTVPDLDSLGLPPFLCEWLLMPNQRHGLVLVAGAQASGKTTTASALVAARLRRFGGHGVTFENPAELPLGGSWGEHGHCFQTEIHGEHQLAAHIERAHLYASPNVIFIGEIHTKYAAIESLRVALGSRQQLVVATIHGFDVLAALERLINWAQEIDRANACENLANSLLAIILQDLECEERLHKVPQCLLLPFPYDGQPTDSLTRTKGIRAKLRENQLHPLNDDMRQLRNLIKDNGLKVL
- a CDS encoding type 4 pilus major pilin, with product MTLLETLGAILVGLIILAGAALGLNAAFSNSKLGETEQNLITMRMQIQQMFSGSSDYTGLDNELALQAGLVPKPFIKGSSIRNSFGGDITLAPVTGSSAFSITLTSIPQDECTKLAKFQTDAWLSVNVNGTDTTGGSVADIVTACSSSSNTITFTAR
- a CDS encoding type II secretion system F family protein is translated as MSPLTGLLCRLSFNSAVRMRTWKKLAAQTRHGLNLDQSLRQMQHRAMLKRSFTATVYSRVLEYLGLGHNLGASLTGFASPEEVMLISSGQRSGNLPEGLELAASLLAARRSILRAVTSALAYPAFLLVMCVVVLLIVSIMVMPKFAMLSDPTAWQGVAALLYGATSFVTSPLGVATLLVLLGSLAAALFTLPLWTGRLRLSVEKLPPWSIYRLTVGCVWLFTVATLMRSGMQLTHILENMLNADHVTAYLRERIMAIALETGTGKNFGEALHDCGMEFPDSEMVDDLRVYASLPGFHKKMHELAAEWMEDGVELVKQQARVLNVLAIVVLTGLVSLIAAAIGSLQSQLLPSGGSF
- a CDS encoding ATPase, T2SS/T4P/T4SS family; protein product: MELSTSSFIEGVPEAMRGRVALVDGKLHMSAELKGNLEMVTFVGMMRRRGIMSYKFHPPMVFDTKYANFASIAGQGENEVQQFAIDLLAKAYLTKATDIHIVDFGPYSMILFRILGILSDYTQVEGEFGRQLIACLYQKLSQSADACFSPSERQDGRIAKRDYLPVQVHSVRVHSEPVECAMAVNGVGTSMALRLLYDSTSATGSLHERMSRLGFTPEQCETALYLTRRTGLTIISGPTGHGKSTLLKHIMEAQVERNPGKAYFSIEDPPEYPLKGVRQVLISSNNKGRRADAYRDAIAGAMRSDPDVLMIGEIRYTEAAIAAIDAALTGHAVWATIHANNAFGIIPRMVSTLATHYRNPLEQLCDHNVLAGLEYQRLLPVLCPECKVRLLDLEPEERRQYVPEDVQDRLRRVLDDREGVFVRGGGCEACSHRGLVGQTVAAEIIATDQEMLGYLRNGKTPRAHEYWVKEKGGRSYVEHAVDLIQSGLVDPYIAEERLGVPLNFTQVFIQGGRS
- the pilP gene encoding type IV pilus biogenesis protein PilP, whose protein sequence is MLFQNDRRRIVWVVGGGLAVLSLLFMGHMALSKWLAPPTPPVPFASKAPKASRPPAAQATQAKGAAESQESGAKSEGQPSAPPTLGAAVPGVPVAGNLAIITTLRAQLEELRIQAAIAQEREKMLPKPVAVSAAQPKTLNLPEIPTPRLEHKPRRTSPVVVSVQGVDGQSTATVRLQSGELVSVRPGERFNGGVVNSVSRNGVTIRRGGASTTLAFE
- the pilO2 gene encoding type 4b pilus protein PilO2; this translates as MRRVSIHNKIWAVGLQWYLSNARLGVPELRRLARKEDPNLDLVAFRQRQHAFGASQGDVRAWRGVRALAASVKLATPSFLGLFCLEDDEGSYWWVFALHQALVVGMGDQVFTSRSEADSWIRSLRGLMDEDFEDSVTCETFRESLEWLSPLVPSMPLWIAGKQSGALLPLQPVPSQRRNQVIAGIVVLLLLSGGYVLKLFLEHQAGKRAVEAARTAMLDKEQRRREIMANPEAHFQRPWLEAPDVAESIQSGITAILGLPLVASGWVLETATFDGQAVTVSWGHRPGADFSQLPPGARIENPQKAVSRFPAGKVSRLQGAAALPPREDCTRRFYQGTQLMGGRLKLQFHAQEKREIEGIEVISPWQKGQWELVDVPAAVVLDASFPEGFTAMPGLMLSSIIQDKGSWSFKGSIYAVPK